The following coding sequences lie in one Gouania willdenowi chromosome 5, fGouWil2.1, whole genome shotgun sequence genomic window:
- the LOC114463675 gene encoding potassium channel subfamily K member 15-like, whose amino-acid sequence MMTQNIRTLFLIISIIFYLLIGAAVFDALESDSESSRSRALEQKLNELKRKYGLKEDEYREIERVVLQSEPHHAGRQWKFAGSFYFAITVITTIGYGHAVPRTNAGRAFCMVYAVLGIPLTLVMFQSLGERINMLVRYLLCRAKQGLGFQRTEVSMGNMVLVGFLSCSSTLCIGAAAFAHFENWTFFNACYYCFITLTTIGFGDFVALQKKDILQNQPPYVALSFMYILVGLTVVGAFLNLVVLRFLTVNADVRAASEGEEHGSPEDTRTVRLMEDAEEHRLLSVELPEPSRRLRTLLSCVCCGLDVHSPESQSYDSHHTRGHSNPVFYNSISYRVDHSCCRSCTASSPLDKHHRRRWSL is encoded by the exons ATGATGACGCAGAACATCAGGACCCTCTTCCTCATCATCTCCATCATCTTCTACCTGCTGATTGGAGCCGCGGTCTTCGATGCACTGGAGTCTGACAGCGAGAGCTCCAGGAGTAGAGCTCTGGAGCAGAAGCTGAATGAGCTGAAGCGAAAGTACGGCTTAAAGGAGGACGAGTacagagagatagagagagtgGTGCTGCAGTCAGAGCCTCATCACGCTGGGAGGCAGTGGAAGTTTGCTGGGTCGTTTTACTTTGCCATCACTGTCATCACCACCATCG GTTATGGCCACGCTGTTCCACGCACCAACGCTGGTAGAGCCTTCTGCATGGTCTATGCAGTTCTAGGGATTCCTCTGACCCTGGTCAtgttccagagtctgggggagAGGATCAACATGTTGGTGAGATACCTTCTGTGCAGAGCCAAGCAGGGCCTGGGCTTCCAGAGGACCGAGGTGTCCATGGGGAACATGGTCCTGGTGGGTTTCCTGTCCTGTTCCAGCACTTTGTGCATCGGAGCCGCTGCCTTTGCTCACTTTGAGAACTGGACGTTCTTTAACGCCTGCTACTACTGCTTCATCACGCTCACCACTATCGGCTTCGGGGACTTTGTGGCCCTGCAGAAGAAAGACATCCTCCAGAACCAACCTCCTTATGTGGCCCTCAGCTTCATGTATATCCTGGTTGGGCTGACAGTGGTTGGGGCGTTTCTGAACCTGGTGGTGTTGAGGTTTCTCACTGTGAATGCTGACGTGAGGGCTGCGAGTGAAGGAGAGGAGCATGGATCACCAGAAGACACCAGAACAGTCAGACTTATGGAGGATG cagaggagcacaGACTGCTTAGTGTGGAGCTTCCTGAGCCCAGCAGAAGACTCAGAACCCTGCTCtcctgtgtgtgctgtggtctgGACGTTCACAGCCCAGAGTCTCAGTCCTACGACTCCCACCACACCAGGGGCCACAGCAACCCCGTCTTCTACAACTCCATCTCCTACAGGGTGGaccacagctgctgcagatccTGCACAGCGTCGTCTCCTCTGGACAAGCATCACAGGAGGCGCTGGTCACTCTGA